A stretch of Bombina bombina isolate aBomBom1 chromosome 2, aBomBom1.pri, whole genome shotgun sequence DNA encodes these proteins:
- the LOC128647105 gene encoding LOW QUALITY PROTEIN: olfactory receptor 49-like (The sequence of the model RefSeq protein was modified relative to this genomic sequence to represent the inferred CDS: deleted 1 base in 1 codon) produces MHRLGSSNQTTFILVAFTFEPRVQLAFFILFLIIYSISLLGNIAIIVAICLNQRLRTPMYSFLCSLAFLDIWFISSTVPKLLAILVSDERIISLPGCIMQFYFYLSLGGTEFYLLAVMSLDRYAAICHPLRYHSIISSRTCLWLILLSWFTGFFTFIYPTILMFDLSFCGPFEINHFFCDSSAVAEISCSDIRIFDLFFSSLASTVILGSFTMTLVSYSNILFTILNIPSADGRKKAFSTCTSHFTAVSLAYGSAIVIYVRPVESSSPNLNKGVALLNSVLTPLLNPFIYSLRNKQVQNVLKDTLCRKSEFS; encoded by the exons ATGCATAGACTTGGTTCATCTAATCAGACTACATTTATTCTTGTTGCTTTTACTTTTGAACCAAGAGTACAGTTAGCTTTTTTCATCTTGTTTTTAATCATTTATTCTATTTCTTTATTGGGTAATATTGCAATAATTGTGGCGATCTGCTTAAACCAGCGTCTCCGCACCCCTATGTATAGCTTCCTTTGCAGTCTGGCATTTTTGGATATCTGGTTTATATCTTCAACTGTTCCCAAACTTCTCGCAATCTTGGTTAGTGATGAGAGAATCATCTCTCTCCCTGGTTGCATAATgcagttttacttttatttatcacTCGGTGGCACAGAATTTTACCTTTTAGCGGTTATGTCATTGGATCGTTATGCAGCTATTTGTCATCCATTGAGATATCACTCAATCATCTCCAGCAGGACTTGCCTATGGTTAATTCTTTTATCTTGGTTCACAGGATTCTTTACTTTCATCTATCCCACAATCCTAATGTTTGATTTATCCTTTTGTGGTCCCTTTGAAATAAACCACTTTTTCTGTGACAGTTCTGCTGTAGCAGAGATCAGTTGTTCTGACATAAGAATATTTGACCTATTTTTTTCCAGTCTTGCCTCAACTGTGATTCTGGGATCATTCACCATGACATTGGTATCTTATAGCAACATTCTCTTTACCATCCTGAACATCCCATCTGCTGATGGAAGAAAGAAAGCTTTCTCAACATGCACATCTCACTTTACTGCG GTCTCCTTGGCTTATGGCAGTGCCATAGTTATATATGTACGACCTGTTGAAAGCTCTTCTCCTAACCTCAACAAAGGGGTTGCTCTTCTTAACAGTGTTTTGACACCTCTACTTAATCCATTCATCTACAGCCTTCGTAATAAGCAGGTTCAAAATGTTCTTAAAGATACTCTGTGCAGAAAATCTGAATTCTCATGA